AGTGCAAAGAGACCGGCAGCGAAGGCGTATGACTTGTTTTCCATGAACGTGATTAGAGCAGTTTCCGGCGGTCCGCGCCAAAAAAGCCGGTGACGAAGGGATGATCAACGGTCATGACCTCGGCTTTCGGTCCATAGGCGATGATGTGCTGATCAGCCAGCACGGCGACGTGGGTGGCCAGCCCGGCCAGCGTATTGAGGTCATGGGTGACCATGACGACGGTCAGCCCGAGTTCCCGCTGCAAATCACCAACCAGTTCGACGAAATTCTGGCTGCGATCAGGATCAAGGCCAGCCGTCGGCTCGTCAAGCAGCAGGAGTTCCGGCTCAAGAGCCAGCGCCCGCGCCAGGGCGACGCGCTTGACCATACCTCCTGACAGCTCGGCGGGCATGAGTTTTCCGTGCTCGGGATCAAGCCCGACCATCGCCAGTTTGAGATGCACCAGGCGGCGAATCCAGTCGGCATCGAGGCAGCGCAGTTCGCGCAGGGGAAAGGCAAGGTTGTCAAAAACCGAGAGCGCTGAAAACAGCGCCCCGTGCTGAAACAGCATGCCAAGACGACGACGCAGATCACGCTGGACCTGTCTATCGGGGTGATTGAGATCGACGCCGAACAGCCGGACACTCCCCGAATCCGGCCGCAGCAGGCCGAGAATTTCGCGCAGCAGGGTCGTCTTGCCGCTCCCCGAGCCGCCCAGCAAGCCGACGATCTGGCCAGACTCAACGCGCAGGGACAGGTCGCGATGCACGACTTTGCCGCGAAAACTGGCACAGACACCACTCAGCTCGATGACCGGTGACGGGCTCATAGCTGCGGCACCCCGACATGGCGGGTAAAGACGGCAAAAATGGCGTCAAAAAGAATGACCGTAGTGATCGCCGTCACCACCGCACTGGTCGTATTGGCCGACAGACTTTCCGTATTCGGTTTGACGCGCAGGCCGAAGTGGCAGGCAACAACGGCAATGACAAACCCGAAGACCACCCCCTTGCTCATACCGATCAGCAGATTGGCGACCGGCACGGCGCGCGGCAGGTTATCGAGAAAATAGACCAGCGACAGATCAAGCTGGAGCAGTGCCGCCAGCATGCCCCCAAAGAGCGCGACCGCCGAGGTCCACAACACCAGCAGGGGCATAGCCACGGTCAGGCCAAGAATTTTCGGCAAGACGACACGAATGCTGCGCGAAATGCCCATCGTCGACAGTACGTCGATTTCCTCGGTCACCCGCATCACGCCGATCTGCGCCGTCATGGCCGAACCACTGCGCCCGGCAACCAGAACGGCGACGAGCACCGGACCGAGTTCGCGAATGATCGAAATACCAAGAATATTGACGATAAACAGGTCGGCACCAAAGCTTTTCAATTGCAGTGCCGAAAGGTAGCTGATGGTCACCCCGATCAGGAATCCGACCAGCGCCGTCACCGCCAGCGCCTGCGCCCCTGCCTTGTAGACATTGGCGGTAAATTCCTTCCACGGCACATCCTGCGGATGGCGAACGAGGTAGCCGATATCAACGAGCAGTTGGCCGAACAGGGTAACCATGCCACGCAGGTTGCCCACAGCCTTGAACAGCAACCCGCCGACCAATTCGGGAAAGCGCGGCCGCGGCCGAATCTCCTGGCGCAGGTCCGGTGGCAACTCGGCGACACGGGTCAGCGCCTGCCGATGCAGATCATCTACGATCAGCGCCGCCGGCCAGGTCGCCCCCCAAGTACGCCACAGCAAGACCGCTGCGGCGCTATCGAGCCGCGCCACCGCCGACAAATCCCAATGATCGAATCGGCCCGAACAAGCAGCCAGCGCAGCCTGCAAGGCCGGCAGTTGCGGCAGCATTTCAGCCAGCGTCCAGCAACCGGACAGCACCACCCTCCCCGGCTCGACCAGCAAGCGCGGGGATTCGCTCATGCGATTTTCCTCGTGGACTTTGAACGGAGCACGTACTCCCGCCCAAGCTGCTTCCAGACGTTGGCTTCTTCACCAAAGGCAGCCGCGGTCCACGGATTGGCGGCCAGCCAGTCAGCCGGCAATTCGATAATGAATCCGTTGTCGCCCCGACTAACCCGCCAGGCAGGAATCGCCCGGTCATCACGGGTCCGGTGCAGCAACACCGCCAGACGCAGGCAGAAGATCAAATCCCAGGCACTGTCGCTGGCTGGCATGCCACCGAGCTTCTCCAGCTTGCCCCGATGCCCGAGGACCAGCATGGCCAGGCGGGCCTGATCCTTCTTCGAAAAACCTGGCATATCGGCATAGGTCAAAATGTAGGCACCATGCTTGTGATAGGCGTTGTGCGCCACGGAAATGCCGATCTCATGCACCCGGCAAGCCCAGGACAGAAACTGCACATCCGCCTCGCCAGGCGAACCGTCGGACAACTGGGTCAGCGCCGACAGCGCACTGGCTTCAACCCGCTCAACCTGATCCCCTTCAACCTGGTAGCGGCGGCGGAATTGCGCCACCGTCGAGTCGCGCATGTCGTGATGATGGAAGCGGCCGAGCAGATCGTAGAGGACGCCAAGACGCAGGGCGCCGTCGGCATAGGTCATGCGCTCAATGTCGAGTTCCTCGAAGATCGCCGACATGATGGCGACACCGCCTGGAAAGACCGGCAGGCGGTCGCCCTTGACCCCTGGCAGATCGAGCGCTTCGGCCGAACCGGCCTTGACCAGCAGTTCACAGAGGGTAGCCAGGCCAACCCGCGTGATGCCGCTTTCGCCATTCGGATTGAGGCCGTTCATTTCGAGCACGTCGGCAATGGCCCGGGCCGAACCCGACGAGCCAATCGCTTCCTTCCAGCCCAAGCGCTGGTAATCGGCAGCGATCAGTTCGATTTCCTTGGCTGCCGCAACTTGCGCCTCGCGTAACCGCTTTCGGTCAATCCGGCGATCCGGAAAAAAACGCAGGGTATAACTGACGCACCCCATGTACAGGGACTCCATCAGCTGCGGTTCGTGCCGCTTGCCGATGATGAACTCGGTCGAGCCGCCACCAATGTCGACGACCAGGCGCTTGTGGGCCGCCGAGGGCAGGGAATGCGAGGCCCCGATGTAGATCAGCCGCGCTTCTTCGCGTCCGGCGATGACCTCAATGGGAAAGCCGAGGGCTTCCTCGGCCAGCGGCAGGAATTCAAAGGCATTTTTGGCGACACGCAGCGTATTGGTCGCCACCGCCCGCACCGCCCCTTTGTCGAGACCGCCGAGACGCTCGCCAAAACGGCGCAGGGCATCAAGAGCGCGCGCCTGGGCCGGGGCATCGAGGCGCTTGTCGGGCATCAGGCCGGAAGCCAGGCGTACCGGCTCCTTCATGGAGTCGAGCGTATAAATCTGATTATCGACCACCCGTCCGACCTGCAGACGGAAGCTGTTGGAGCCCAGATCGACGGCGGCGACGGTTTCGTAAATCATTTTCCTGAAAACACAGAATGCTTGAATTGGCGGGCATTCTACCACCCGCCTCCGACCCGCATTGTGACGCCGGAGCAAAAGCCGTCAGCGGCCCGGCCAACAAGCCGACAAATCTTGGCCACTGAAATGCCGGGCAATAAAATCTATGGTCAGCCCGATTTTTGCAAGGGAGATTTTGTTTTAAACTAAAGTTGGCTTGCGCAAATCTATCCGGCGTCGAATTGGGGAAGGAATTCCCCGCGCCACGATGAGAGCCGCGCCTGGCAATCCTCAAAAAACCATCAGCGTGTGATCGCTGTTTTTATTGTCAGGTTCTTTGCCAGGCCGTTGTGCCGTTTAGTTCATCACGTGATCTACCGTCGCAAAACCAGGTGGGTTACAAAAAGGTGAAGCGTTCCGTCAGATGGTGGCAGCCAGCGAACGGGATTGATAGTGTGTCCCTTTGGCGAGGATAGCCCAGGCGATCCTCGCCATTTTGTTGGCCAGCGCGCAGGCCACGACATTCGAGTGCCGTCGGCACAGCATGTCCCGTACCCATTCACCGAGCCCATCGCTTCTTGTCTGAATACGTTGCATGATGGTCCGTGCCCCCTGAACGAGCAATCGTCGCAAATTCTTGTCGCCCCGTTTGCTGATGCCGAGCAAGGTTGGTTTGCCGCCGGTGCTGTACTGACGGGGCACCAGACCGATGGAGGCGGCGAACTGGCGAGCATTGGCAAACTGATGGGCATCGCCCAGTTCGACCGCCAGGACGCTGGCGGTGATCGGCCCAATGCCAGGAATTTCCAATAAGCGTTGGCTACGCTCGTCTTCAGCCAGTTGTTGAGCCAATTCGCCCTCGACCGCTTTGATCTGTTCATCCAGATATTTGATATGCGCACGCAAGTGCTCGATAACAGCCATCAGGCGAGGTGGCAAAACTGCTTCATGCTCGGCCAGCACGGCTGGCAAGCGTTTGATGATGGCCGGGCCTTTCGGTAAGCTGATCCCAAATTCCAGCAAGAAGGCGTGGATCTGGTTAGTCGTCGACGTCCGATCCCGCACCAGCGCCTCACGCACGCGATGCGTCGCCGAGATGGTCTGCTGGCTTTCATTGCGCGGACTCACAAAACGCATGTTCGGTCGGCTCGCCGCTTCGCAGATCGCCTGCGCGTCGGCAAAGTCATTCTTGTTGCCTTGGACGAACGGCTTTACAAACTGCGGTGAAATCAACTTCGCCTCGTGACCCATCGCCGATAGGCGCCGGGCAATCCAGTGCGCACCCGCACACGCCTCCATCACAACCCGACAAACCGGGAAATTGGCCAGCTGCGTCAGCATCTGGCTACGCGAAAGCTTCTTGCGAAATACCATGCGACCTTCGGCATCCTGCCCATGTAAATGAAAACAATGCTTTCCAAGATCAATGCCAATGAGGGTAACCGTGTTCATGATGATCGCCTCCAAAAGAAAAAATCCCCACTCAGCTTACCGCTGGTGGGGATCGGGCTGACCATCTCATTAAACCCGCCGACTTGCATCGGCGGGTTCGAGCAAAACGAAAAGCTGTTTAGCTGGCCAGCGCGTTCTTGATCTGCTCCAGCGTCGACGGATCGTCGATGGTCGTCAGATCGCCCGGATCGCGACCTTCGGCCAGCGCCTGCAGCGAGCGACGCAGCATCTTGCCGGAACGGGTCTTGGGCAGACCGGTCACGAAGTGCACGCGGGCCGGACGACCAATGGCACCGAGAATGCCGTCGACCGTGGCGAAGACTTCCTTCTCGAGCGCCTTGACCAGTTCGGGGGTAGCCACCCGGGAAGCGTCCTTGACGACGGCGAAAGCCATCGGCACCTGCCCCTTGAGCTTGTCTTCGACGCCGACCACGGCCACTTCAGCAATCGCCGCGTGGTTCTGGATGGCTTCCTCGATTTCACGGGTGCCCAGACGGTGACCGGCAACGTTGATAACGTCATCGGTGCGGCCCAGAATCGTGAAATAGCCGTCGTCGTCCTTGATCGCCCAGTCGTAGGAGGAGTAAACCAGCGGCTCCTTGAACAGGGTGAAATAGGTCGACACGAAACGGTCGTCCTGGCCCCAGACGGTGCTCAGGCAGCCGGGCGGCAGCGGCGGGATAACGGCGGCGATACCCTTTTCGTTGGCATCACAGACCGAACCGTCTTCGCGGAAGATCTGCAGGTTGTAGCCATAGACCGGGAAGCTCGGCGAGCCGTACTTGATCGGGGTCTTTTCGACGCCCGGCAAGGCAGCGAGCATCGGCCAGCCGGTTTCGGTCTGCCAGTAGTTGTCGATGACCGGCTTTTGCAGTTCGGTCATGAACCACTCGTGGGTCGGCTGGTCGAGCGGCTCGCCGGCCATGAAGATGTGCTTCAGGGACGACAGGTCGTACTTGTGCATGAAGGCCGGGTCCTGCTTCTTCAGCACGCGGGCAGCCGTCGGTGCAGAGAACATGACGGAGACCTTGTACTTCTCGACGATCTGCCACCAGATGCCGGCATCCGGGCGCAGCGGCGTGCCTTCGTACATCACGGTGGCCATGCCGGCGATCAGCGGGCCATAGATGATGTAGGAGTGACCGACCACCCAGCCGATGTCGGAGGTGGAGAAGAAGGTTTCGCCTTCGCCGCCGCAGTAGATGTGCTTCATCGACGAAGCCAGGGCCACGGCGTAGCCACCGGTATCACGCTGCACGCCCTTGGGCTTGCCGGTCGTACCCGAGGTATAAAGGATGTAGGACGGCTCGGACGATTCCAGCCATTCACACGGCACCTTGGCATCCATGAACTTGGCGCGTTCGGTGGCGTAGTCGACATCGCGACCGGCGACCTTGTTGAATGCCTTGTCCAGGCCACGATCGACCATCAGCACCTTGGCCGGCTTGTGTTCGGCCAGGTCAATGGCTTCGTCGAGCAGGTGCTTGTACGGAACGGCCTTGCCGCCACGCATGCCGGCATCGGCGGAAACGATCAAAACCGGCTTGGCATCGTCGATACGGGTGGCCAGTGAACCAGAAGCAAAACCCCCGAATACCACCGAGTGGATGGCACCGATACGGGTCGCAGCGAGAATGGCGAAGGTCGCCTGGGCGATCATCGGCATGTAAATCAGGACGCGGTCGCCCTTCTTGACGCCGAGGCTCTGGTAAATCGCCGCCATGCGCTCGATTTCGCGCTGCAGTTCGGCAAAGCTGTAAACCGTTTCCTCGTCGGTCTCGGTCGAAATGAAGATCAGAGCCCGGTCATTCGGCCGCTTGGCCGCGTGACGGTCAACCGCGTTGTGACAAAGGTTGGTCTTGCCGCCGACAAACCACTTGGCAAATGGCGGGCGGGAATAGTCGCACACCTGGGTGAACGGCTCTTTCCAATCGACGAGCTGGGCCTGTTCGGTCCAGAACTCATTCGGCTTTTCAATCGAATACTGGTGAAACTCCTTGTACGTCGCCATAAAATTCCCTCTAGCTAGGTTTTCCTGCACCACACAATACGGAACGGACTAATTTTTTTGAGATTTCCGTTCACTCAAAAGACGCTCAATCTCTGCCACCGGCAGAGGCAAATCTAGTTCCTGATGCATCAACTGCAACAACGGCAATAGCCGCTCAGCCAGCGATGGCAAATGCGGCACCACCTGCAATTGCCGGTTTGCGGCGAGCAACTCCAGGGCATGCAGGATGGAAATCGGCCGCGACGCGGGCAACACCCCGCCCGACTCGGTCCGGTTCCCTCCCGCCCGCATGGCGGCATGCATCCGCTCTCCGGCCAGGTCGAGCAAGGCTCCGGCCGACGTCACCATATCCGACGGGGCGCTGGCCAGGCCAATACTGACCGTCAGCGCGACGGCCTGCCCATGCACGGTCAACCGCGCCACTTCGACAGCCTCGCGGACGCGTTCGGCAAAAGTCGCGCAGAAGGCTGGCGTCGTGCCCGGTGAAACCACCGCAAACTGACCGGCACCAAAATGACCGAGGCTGTCTTCCTGCCGCATCTTGCTGGCCAGCATCTTGGCAAAGCGATTGCCAACCTCCTCGGCGACATGAACGCCAAGGCGCTCGCCCATCCCATCGAAACCATCAAAACCGAGAACCATGACGCTGATATCAACGCCGTGCCGGGTAGCATGCGACATCGCCTGCGCCGCCTGCAACTCGAGAAATTTCCGGGTGAACAATCCGCTCACCGGGTCATGAACCATCTGCTCACGCCCGGCGTCGAGGTGTTCCCGGGCCCGTGACAAGTCGAGCTGGTTATTCAGACGGGTCAACACCTCGGTGCATCCCGCCCCCTTCGTAACAAAGTCAGAAACGCCGAGCGCCTTGGCCTTGGCACGCTCCTCCTCGGTTTCCTCGCCGGAGACCAGAATGAATGGCAGTTGCTGCAGCCGCTTGAGCTTCGAGGTACGAACCCGCTCGAGCAACTCGAAACCATTGAGCTTCGGCATTTGCAGATCGGAAATGACGGCCTGAATGGTGTGATCGAGGATCAGCGTCTGCCACGCCGCCTCGCCATCGCTCTCCTCGCGGACTTCGTATTGCCCCTTCAGGTGATGGATAAGCGAAATCCTAACCACCCGTGAGTCATCGACGACAAGAATGCGTGGCAGGTCAGCCACCTCAGCCTCCGCCAATTTCCACCACAACGCGCCCCTTGGCACGGCCGGCAATGTATTCAGCGAAGGTGGCAGGCAGGTCGGCAAACGGAATCCGGCGCGCCATGGCGGCCAGATGCGGCGG
The DNA window shown above is from Dechloromonas sp. HYN0024 and carries:
- the ppx gene encoding exopolyphosphatase, whose amino-acid sequence is MIYETVAAVDLGSNSFRLQVGRVVDNQIYTLDSMKEPVRLASGLMPDKRLDAPAQARALDALRRFGERLGGLDKGAVRAVATNTLRVAKNAFEFLPLAEEALGFPIEVIAGREEARLIYIGASHSLPSAAHKRLVVDIGGGSTEFIIGKRHEPQLMESLYMGCVSYTLRFFPDRRIDRKRLREAQVAAAKEIELIAADYQRLGWKEAIGSSGSARAIADVLEMNGLNPNGESGITRVGLATLCELLVKAGSAEALDLPGVKGDRLPVFPGGVAIMSAIFEELDIERMTYADGALRLGVLYDLLGRFHHHDMRDSTVAQFRRRYQVEGDQVERVEASALSALTQLSDGSPGEADVQFLSWACRVHEIGISVAHNAYHKHGAYILTYADMPGFSKKDQARLAMLVLGHRGKLEKLGGMPASDSAWDLIFCLRLAVLLHRTRDDRAIPAWRVSRGDNGFIIELPADWLAANPWTAAAFGEEANVWKQLGREYVLRSKSTRKIA
- a CDS encoding IS110 family transposase — protein: MNTVTLIGIDLGKHCFHLHGQDAEGRMVFRKKLSRSQMLTQLANFPVCRVVMEACAGAHWIARRLSAMGHEAKLISPQFVKPFVQGNKNDFADAQAICEAASRPNMRFVSPRNESQQTISATHRVREALVRDRTSTTNQIHAFLLEFGISLPKGPAIIKRLPAVLAEHEAVLPPRLMAVIEHLRAHIKYLDEQIKAVEGELAQQLAEDERSQRLLEIPGIGPITASVLAVELGDAHQFANARQFAASIGLVPRQYSTGGKPTLLGISKRGDKNLRRLLVQGARTIMQRIQTRSDGLGEWVRDMLCRRHSNVVACALANKMARIAWAILAKGTHYQSRSLAATI
- a CDS encoding diguanylate cyclase; amino-acid sequence: MADLPRILVVDDSRVVRISLIHHLKGQYEVREESDGEAAWQTLILDHTIQAVISDLQMPKLNGFELLERVRTSKLKRLQQLPFILVSGEETEEERAKAKALGVSDFVTKGAGCTEVLTRLNNQLDLSRAREHLDAGREQMVHDPVSGLFTRKFLELQAAQAMSHATRHGVDISVMVLGFDGFDGMGERLGVHVAEEVGNRFAKMLASKMRQEDSLGHFGAGQFAVVSPGTTPAFCATFAERVREAVEVARLTVHGQAVALTVSIGLASAPSDMVTSAGALLDLAGERMHAAMRAGGNRTESGGVLPASRPISILHALELLAANRQLQVVPHLPSLAERLLPLLQLMHQELDLPLPVAEIERLLSERKSQKN
- a CDS encoding ABC transporter ATP-binding protein, with product MSPSPVIELSGVCASFRGKVVHRDLSLRVESGQIVGLLGGSGSGKTTLLREILGLLRPDSGSVRLFGVDLNHPDRQVQRDLRRRLGMLFQHGALFSALSVFDNLAFPLRELRCLDADWIRRLVHLKLAMVGLDPEHGKLMPAELSGGMVKRVALARALALEPELLLLDEPTAGLDPDRSQNFVELVGDLQRELGLTVVMVTHDLNTLAGLATHVAVLADQHIIAYGPKAEVMTVDHPFVTGFFGADRRKLL
- a CDS encoding ABC transporter permease; amino-acid sequence: MSESPRLLVEPGRVVLSGCWTLAEMLPQLPALQAALAACSGRFDHWDLSAVARLDSAAAVLLWRTWGATWPAALIVDDLHRQALTRVAELPPDLRQEIRPRPRFPELVGGLLFKAVGNLRGMVTLFGQLLVDIGYLVRHPQDVPWKEFTANVYKAGAQALAVTALVGFLIGVTISYLSALQLKSFGADLFIVNILGISIIRELGPVLVAVLVAGRSGSAMTAQIGVMRVTEEIDVLSTMGISRSIRVVLPKILGLTVAMPLLVLWTSAVALFGGMLAALLQLDLSLVYFLDNLPRAVPVANLLIGMSKGVVFGFVIAVVACHFGLRVKPNTESLSANTTSAVVTAITTVILFDAIFAVFTRHVGVPQL
- a CDS encoding propionate--CoA ligase; protein product: MATYKEFHQYSIEKPNEFWTEQAQLVDWKEPFTQVCDYSRPPFAKWFVGGKTNLCHNAVDRHAAKRPNDRALIFISTETDEETVYSFAELQREIERMAAIYQSLGVKKGDRVLIYMPMIAQATFAILAATRIGAIHSVVFGGFASGSLATRIDDAKPVLIVSADAGMRGGKAVPYKHLLDEAIDLAEHKPAKVLMVDRGLDKAFNKVAGRDVDYATERAKFMDAKVPCEWLESSEPSYILYTSGTTGKPKGVQRDTGGYAVALASSMKHIYCGGEGETFFSTSDIGWVVGHSYIIYGPLIAGMATVMYEGTPLRPDAGIWWQIVEKYKVSVMFSAPTAARVLKKQDPAFMHKYDLSSLKHIFMAGEPLDQPTHEWFMTELQKPVIDNYWQTETGWPMLAALPGVEKTPIKYGSPSFPVYGYNLQIFREDGSVCDANEKGIAAVIPPLPPGCLSTVWGQDDRFVSTYFTLFKEPLVYSSYDWAIKDDDGYFTILGRTDDVINVAGHRLGTREIEEAIQNHAAIAEVAVVGVEDKLKGQVPMAFAVVKDASRVATPELVKALEKEVFATVDGILGAIGRPARVHFVTGLPKTRSGKMLRRSLQALAEGRDPGDLTTIDDPSTLEQIKNALAS